The Macaca thibetana thibetana isolate TM-01 chromosome 11, ASM2454274v1, whole genome shotgun sequence genome window below encodes:
- the LOC126930205 gene encoding heat shock factor-binding protein 1 yields the protein MAETDPKTVQDLTSVVQTLLQQMQDKFQTMSDQIIGRIDDMSSRIDDLEKNIADLMTQAGVEELEGENKIPATQKS from the coding sequence ATGGCCGAGACTGACCCCAAGACCGTGCAGGACCTCACCTCGGTGGTGCAGACACTCCTGCAGCAGATGCAAGATAAATTTCAGACCATGTCTGACCAGATCATTGGGAGAATTGATGATATGAGTAGTCGCATTGATGATCTGGAGAAGAACATCGCAGACCTCATGACACAGGCTGGGGTGGAGGAACTGGAAGGTGAAAACAAGATACCTGCCACACAAAAGAGTTGA